Proteins found in one Ptychodera flava strain L36383 chromosome 3, AS_Pfla_20210202, whole genome shotgun sequence genomic segment:
- the LOC139129369 gene encoding fibroblast growth factor receptor 2-like — protein MKTEESLTLTCTTSRSNPASTITWYKNGSPLQGHPGVINITTITEESSGHSGFITKEQLHMKLQPFDNAANIQCSAKNPDFHDANDVFSREVTLSVLFPPNQPEDCRTQLTKTTPGNELVVNSWLILQCTSCSSNPPADISWYMDGFEVKSSNQTEHQPGQFNGIISHKELQIELTYEHHGLSIYCVATNRDFSGQTYQSKKIDLDVQYAPFSADDVNHKRVAVAVGENAALQCQVRGNPTPYIQWYDQHWNPLPSGDNRLYVKDDLWKTIHESTVYIEDVSNSDYGRYYCNGNNKHGNVEIVIVLTRKSAPDAVLDIDISMVKNIITMCWTAGYNGGDDQTFYVEYVKLPEGIKKTTGEIYDSGFGDFSVNISGLAEGTRYNITVVSKNDYGEKRSRTFTLRTEERIYASSPKHSVTLPIIITSSAIALAGVIVGLVFVIRRWSKANFRHMTSGHSYESINDERRGHSTSESLNDRTQEPGNIESIPLRNIVTREEESDSTSDDDQTSNAYTDLDVKRNSPTYMKPGKLVFEFPRDRLHITETIWTSRFYRIDKAIAWFIDGKDGPSDVAIKIEIESTDPEIRTAMLQEIRLIKKINNDDNVIKMLGYCTEDGPMTLIMEYASYGNLKTYLKDNRQHFTPGKHESARRQMLGFATDVASGMKHLQRNKIVHRYLAAKHVLVCEGGVCKISNFSYTTGVMSDKAFFDTNTTIPYQWMAPETLMNKTFTLETDVWSFGIVVWEIFSLGNNQLQK, from the exons ATGAAGACAGAAGAGTCTTTGACGCTTACATGCACAACAAGCCGAAGTAATCCAGCTTCAACCATCACGTGGTATAAGAACGGTTCACCTTTACAAGGACATCCTGGTGTTATCAACATTACGACAATTACCGAAGAAAGTAGCGGTCACAGTGGATTTATAACGAAAGAACAATTACATATGAAACTCCAACCTTTCGATAATGCAGCAAATATACAATGTTCAGCAAAGAATCCTGACTTCCACGATGCCAATGATGTCTTCTCAAGGGAAGTTACTCTGTCAGTTTTAT TTCCGCCAAACCAACCTGAAGACTGTCGTACACAGCTCACGAAAACGACCCCTGGAAATGAATTGGTAGTCAATTCATGGTTAATACTTCAGTGTACTTCCTGTAGTAGTAATCCTCCCGCCGATATATCGTGGTACATGGATGGGTTCGAAGTGAAGTCATCGAATCAAACAGAACACCAACCAGGTCAATTCAATGGGATAATTTCACATAAAGAACTTCAGATAGAATTAACCTATGAACACCACGGCCTTTCGATATACTGTGTAGCCACCAACCGGGATTTTTCAGGACAAACATACCAGTCAAAGAAAATAGACTTGGATGTACAAT ACGCGCCTTTTTCCGCTGATGACGTGAATCATAAGAGAGTAGCAGTGGCCGTTGGTGAAAATGCAGCTTTACAATGCCAGGTGAGAGGCAATCCAACCCCATATATACAATGGTATGACCAACATTGGAATCCATTACCGTCCGGTGATAACAGACTGTATGTCAAAGATGACCTTTGGAAAACGATTCATGAAAGTACGGTGTACATTGAAGATGTCAGCAATAGTGATTACGGGAGATATTATTGCAATggcaacaataaacatggcaaCGTCGAGATTGTCATAGTCCTCACAAGAAAAT CTGCTCCGGATGCTGTCTTAGATATCGACATCAGTATGGTAAAAAATATCATTACCATGTGTTGGACAGCGGGTTATAACGGTGGCGATGATCAGACATTCTACGTCGAGTATGTGAAACTCCCTGAAGGTATCAAGAAAACGACTGGAGAAATATATGATAGTGGGTTCGGAGACTTCTCTGTCAATATAAGTGGTTTGGCTGAGGGAACTCGTTACAACATAACAGTTGTAAGCAAGAATGATTACGGAGAAAAAAGAAGTCGAACGTTTACACTTAGGACAGAAG AACGTATCTACGCATCTTCACCAAAACACAGTGTAACATTGCCAATCATCATAACCTCCAGTGCCATAGCTTTGGCTGGGGTCATCGTTGGACTGGTTTTTGTAATCCGCCGTTGGTCTAAAGCGAATTTTC GACATATGACATCGGGCCATAGTTATGAAAGTATAAACGATG AACGCCGGGGTCATAGTACATCAGAAAGTCTTAATGACAGAACCCAGGAACCGGGCAACATTGAGAGTATTCCTCTGAGAAATATTGTGACAAGAGAGGAAGAGAGCGATAGTACATCTGATGATGATCAA ACATCCAATGCTTATACTGACCTCGACGTAAAGAGGAATTCACCAACTTACATGAAACCTGGGAAGCTGGTATTTGAATTTCCTCGCGACCGACTTCATATCACGGAAACCATATGGACTAGTAGATTCTACCGAATTGACAAAGCCATAGCTTGGTTTATAGATGGTAAAGATGGACCAAGTGATGTTGCAATCAAAATTGAGATAG AGTCAACAGATCCTGAGATTCGGACTGCCATGTTACAAGAAATTAGactaataaaaaaaatcaacaacgaCGACAATGTGATAAAAATGTTGGGATACTGTACTGAAGACG GTCCTATGACTCTAATCATGGAGTATGCATCGTATGGTAATTTGAAGACTTACCTGAAAGATAATCGTCAGCATTTTACACCTGGTAAACACGAGTCTGCGAGGAGACAAATGCTGGGATTTGCTACAGACGTCGCTAGTGGGATGAAACATCTACAAAGAAACAAG ATTGTACATCGATACCTGGCAGCCAAACATGTGTTGGTGTGTGAGGGAGGTGTCTGCAAGATATCTAACTTTAGTTACACCACCGGTGTAATGAGTGACAAAGCGTTTTTCGATACCAATACA ACAATCCCATACCAGTGGATGGCACCGGAAACATTAATGAATAAAACGTTCACGCTTGAAACAGATGTGTGGTCGTTTGGCATCGTTGTTTGGGAGATATTTTCTCTTGGTAATAATCAATTACAGAAATGA